One part of the Anopheles coustani chromosome 2, idAnoCousDA_361_x.2, whole genome shotgun sequence genome encodes these proteins:
- the LOC131266015 gene encoding kinesin light chain: protein MTQMAQEEIVSNTKTVMQGLEALRVEHMTLMNNLAEGSKNDPDKMEIVKRNMENIELGLSEAQVIVMLFAHLQNIEAEKQKLRTQVKRLCQENVWLRDELAITQQKLQASEQSVAQLEEEKKHLEFMASVKKYDEIQENEDNLEKSRTDPVVELFPEDEAEERNNMSPTPPNQFANHANAGYEIPARLRTLHNLVIQYASQGRYEVAVPLCKQALEDLEKTSGHDHPDVATMLNILALVYRDQNKYKEAANLLNDALTIREKTLGENHPAVAATLNNLAVLYGKRGKYKDAEPLCKRALEIRENVLGKSHPDVAKQLNNLALLCQNQAKYEEVEMYYKRALEIYEMKLGGDDPNVAKTLNNLASCYLKQGKYKEAEMLYKEVLTRAHEREFGTINGENKPIWQVAEEREENKQKNRENTPYGEYGGWHKAAKVDSPTVTTTLKNLGALYRRQGKYEAADTLEDCALRSKKEALDLVKQSKVLGVADDNKRQKSGNSKEDNEDHNKRVHK, encoded by the exons ATGACTCAAATGGCCCAGGAAGAGATCGTGTCGAACACCAAAACGGTCATGCAAGGCCTGGAAGCCCTGCGTGTGGAGCATATGACATTGATGAACAACCTTGCGGAGGGTAGCAAAAATGATCCGGACAAAATGGAAATCGTGAAGCGCAACATGGAAAATATTGAACTGGGGCTAAGCGAAGCCCAG GTAATTGTGATGCTGTTTGCTCATCTGCAAAATATCGAAGCCGAAAAGCAAAAGCTACGTACTCAGGTTAAACGACTGTGTCAGGAGAACGTATGGTTGCGTGACGAGTTGGCCATAACGCAGCAGAAACTGCAGGCATCGGAACAGAGCGTAGCACAGctggaggaagaaaagaaacatctcGAATTTATGGCTTCGGTGAAAAAGTACGACGAAATACAGGAAAACGAAGATAATCTAGAGAAATCTCGTACCGATCCTGTGGTCGAGCTTTTCCCGGAGGACGAAGCCGAAGAACGGAACAATATGTCACCGACTCCTCCGAACCAGTTCGCTAACCATGCGAATGCCGGTTATGAGATACCGGCCCGTTTGCGAACGCTACACAATCTGGTTATACAGTATGCCTCGCAGGGCCGCTATGAAGTAGCTGTCCCATTGTGCAAACAAGCATTGGAGGATCTGGAAAAGACTAGCGGACATGATCATCCGGACGTTGCTACAATGCTTAACATACTAGCTCTGGTGTATCGGGATCAg aaCAAATACAAGGAGGCAGCCAACCTGCTTAACGATGCCCTCACAATTCGCGAGAAAACTCTGGGTGAAAACCATCCAGCCGTTGCAGCGACCTTGAACAACTTGGCCGTACTGTACGGTAAACGTGGAAAGTACAAGGATGCTGAGCCACTGTGCAAACGTGCACTGGaaataagagaaaatgttcttggAAAATCGCACCCTGACGTAGCCAAGCAGTTGAACAATTTGGCTTTGCTTTGTCAAAATCAG gCAAAGTACGAAGAAGTTGAAATGTACTACAAACGAGCATTAGAAATCTATGAGATGAAGCTTGGTGGTGACGATCCAAACGTCGCAAAGACACTCAACAATCTTGCCAGTTGCTATCTGAAACAAGGCAAATACAAGGAGGCAGAAATGCTCTACAAAGAGGTGCTAACAAGAGCTCACGAGCGGGAGTTCGGTACAATCAATGGAGAAAACAAACCGATATGGCAGGTAGCGGAGGAGCGAGAGGAGAACAAGCAGAAGAATCGTGAAAATACGCCGTATGGAGAGTACGGTGGATGGCATAAGGCGGCCAAGGTTGATTCACCCACTGTCACCACGACGCTAAAAAATCTGGGTGCCCTGTATAGACGCCAGGGCAAGTACGAAGCAGCCGATACGCTGGAAGATTGTGCTCTCAGAAGCAAAAAAGAG GCATTGGATTTGGTGAAACAGTCGAAAGTGCTGGGTGTTGCGGATGATAACAAACGCCAGAAGAGCGGCAACAGCAAAGAAGATAATGAAGATCACAACAAACGAGTGCACAAATAA
- the LOC131266022 gene encoding large ribosomal subunit protein uL13 yields the protein MVRVKKPILIDGRGHLVGRLASVIAKQLLSGRSVVVVRCEDLQLSGHFFRNKIKFLAYLRKRCNVNPARGPFHFRAPSRMLWKAVRGMVPHKTKRGQDALHRLKVYEGIPQPYDRQKRLVVPIALRKLCLRPDRKYCTIDRVAHEVGWKYRDVVSNLEAKRKIKSRLAYLHKKKLKKITWKARSTVADKIKSQNEVLKEYGFLTSEFEQKYSKPVLNAVPPKPTKRQRKELALVAKAARKAARLEAKAAAKAAGKPVRKAVKKKKTTAKKEPAKAKA from the exons ATGGTACGCGTGAAGAAG CCGATTTTGATTGACGGACGTGGACACTTGGTTGGCCGATTGGCTTCGGTCATCGCCAAGCAACTCCTCAGCGGTCGTTCGGTGGTCGTGGTGCGTTGCGAGGATTTGCAGCTCTCCGGCCATTTCTTCCGCAACAAGATCAAGTTCTTGGCCTACCTGCGAAAGCGATGCAACGTCAACCCGGCACGCGGTCCATTCCATTTCCGTGCTCCCAGCCGTATGCTGTGGAAGGCCGTTCGTG GAATGGTTCCGCACAAGACCAAGCGCGGCCAGGATGCTCTGCATCGGCTGAAGGTGTACGAGGGTATTCCCCAACCGTATGACAGGCAAAAGCGCTTGGTTGTTCCGATTGCCTTGCGAAAGCTTTGCCTGCGTCCGGATAGAAAG taCTGCACCATCGATCGCGTTGCCCACGAAGTCGGATGGAAGTACCGCGATGTTGTAAGCAACCTTGAAGCTAAGCGCAAGATTAAGTCTCGGTTGGCTTATCTGCACAAGAAGAAACTgaag AAAATCACATGGAAGGCTCGCTCCACTGTCGCTGACAAGATCAAGTCACAAAATGAAGTACTCAAGGAGTATGGCTTTTTGACGTCCGAGTTCGAGCAGAAGTACAGTAAGCCGGTGCTGAATGCTGTTCCACCGAAGCCTACCAAGCGCCAGCGCAAGGAATTGGCTCTTGTTGCGAAGGCCGCCCGTAAGGCTGCCCGCCTGGAGGCTAAGGCCGCGGCTAAGGCCGCGGGTAAGCCCGTGCGTAAGGCagtaaagaagaagaagactacTGCTAAGAAAGAGCCGGCGAAGGCGAAAGCATAA